Proteins encoded together in one Myotis daubentonii chromosome 17, mMyoDau2.1, whole genome shotgun sequence window:
- the CHCHD7 gene encoding coiled-coil-helix-coiled-coil-helix domain-containing protein 7 isoform X1, producing the protein MPMVARRLRDPDINPCLLESDASTRCMDENNYDREMCSNYFLKYKNCRKFWNSVMVQRRQNGVKPPMPTAAERNEILGAMGKMPY; encoded by the exons ATGCCAATGGTAGCACGAAGACTGAGAGATCCTGACATAAATCCTTGCTTGTTG GAATCTGATGCTTCTACCAGATGTATGGATGAAAATAACTATGACAGGGAAATGTGTTCCAATTACTTCTTGAAGTACAAAAACTGCCGAAAGTTCTGG AATTCTGTCATGGTGCAGAGAAGACAGAATGGAGTGAAGCCACCTATGCCAACAGcagcagaaagaaatgaaatcttgGGAGCAATGGGAAAGATGCCCTATTGA
- the CHCHD7 gene encoding coiled-coil-helix-coiled-coil-helix domain-containing protein 7 isoform X2 — MPMVARRLRDPDINPCLLILFHLLNDACLTYLRNLMLLPDVWMKITMTGKCVPITS, encoded by the exons ATGCCAATGGTAGCACGAAGACTGAGAGATCCTGACATAAATCCTTGCTTGTTG atCCTATTCCACCTCTTAAATGATGCCTGTCTTACATATTTAAGGAATCTGATGCTTCTACCAGATGTATGGATGAAAATAACTATGACAGGGAAATGTGTTCCAATTACTTCTTGA